In Dromiciops gliroides isolate mDroGli1 chromosome 4, mDroGli1.pri, whole genome shotgun sequence, one DNA window encodes the following:
- the CD5L gene encoding CD5 antigen-like has product MALLFLILAIGPVLGFSDLPQGVRLVGGNGRCNGRVELWKNERWGTVCDDHWEIKTVDLVCQELQCGPAVEARAGRLYSPKAQKDQLIWNLMCKGTEDTLAECEEDIVECDDHDEDAGAICEEPINLEDFRLVDGPHHCIGRVEVKYADKWGTVCNEGWTLRDAKVLCRELGCGRAILTKGSCNKNQQGTGDIWPGRMECQGSEASLKDCPVAPVQKNNCTHKDDTWVQCEEPFALRLVNGESNCSGHLEVRHKGIWGSVCNDGWGEKEDQVVCQEMNCGKALSQKPQARKSFGHGKGPIWLDDVRCKGKEISLEQCQHRFWGYHDCTHKEDVSVVCFEK; this is encoded by the exons ACCTCCCTCAGGGTGTGCGCCTAGTAGGAGGCAATGGCCGTTGTAATGGCCGGGTGGAGTTATGGAAGAATGAGCGATGGGGCACAGTGTGTGATGACCATTGGGAGATAAAAACAGTGGATCTAGTGTGCCAGGAGCTGCAATGTGGACCAGCTGTGGAAGCACGTGCAGGCAGACTTTATTCACCAAAAGCCCAGAAAGACCAGCTCATCTGGAATCTGATGTGCAAAGGGACCGAAGATACTCTGGCAGAATGTGAAGAAGATATTGTAGAATGTGATGATCATGATGAAGATGCAGGGGCAATCTGTGAAG aacCTATAAATTTAGAGGATTTCCGACTGGTTGATGGCCCTCATCACTGCATTGGCCGAGTGGAGGTGAAATATGCTGACAAGTGGGGTACTGTATGCAATGAAGGCTGGACCCTCCGGGATGCTAAGGTGCTGTGTCGGGAGCTGGGCTGTGGAAGAGCCATTCTGACCAAGGGTTCTTGTAACAAGAATCAACAGGGCACAGGGGACATCTGGCCAGGTCGAATGGAATGCCAAGGGTCAGAAGCATCCTTGAAGGACTGTCCAGTTGCACCAGTACAGAAGAACAACTGTACCCATAAGGATGACACCTGGGTCCAATGTGAAG AACCCTTTGCCTTGAGATTGGTGAATGGAGAAAGCAATTGTTCAGGTCACCTGGAGGTGCGCCACAAAGGCATTTGGGGATCTGTTTGCAACGATGGCTGGGGGGAAAAGGAAGATCAGGTGGTTTGCCAGGAGATGAACTGTGGTAAGGCCCTCTCCCAGAAGCCACAAGCCAGGAAGAGTTTCGGCCATGGGAAAGGCCCCATCTGGTTGGATGATGTCCGCTGTAAGGGGAAGGAGATATCCTTGGAACAATGTCAACACCGCTTCTGGGGCTACCACGACTGCACCCACAAGGAGGATGTGTCTGTGGTCTGTTTTG AAAAATAG